From a region of the Leishmania major strain Friedlin complete genome, chromosome 32 genome:
- the CYC2 gene encoding putative CYC2-like cyclin, giving the protein MPPLAQLCALALQYRCDLSQEIDQNIRSCFHSSRVPSISLWDYIRRFAKYSVCSEECFILAMVLMDRYVCKTQIPITLRNVHRLYITAMTLSVKLRDDSYYSNAYYASIGGVVNAELNVLELELLDIVQWFTWVEKSVYDAYVARLEALFGDAMPKLLVASPNK; this is encoded by the coding sequence ATGCCCCCGCTAGCCCAACTGTGCGCACTCGCGCTGCAGTACCGCTGTGACCTGAGCCAAGAGATAGACCAGAATATTCGCTCGTGCTTtcacagcagccgcgtccCCAGTATCTCCCTCTGGGACTACATACGACGCTTCGCCAAGTACTCTGTCTGTAGCGAGGAGTGCTTTATCTTAGCCATGGTTCTGATGGATCGGTATGTCTGCAAAACCCAAATCCCGATCACCCTTCGCAACGTGCATCGGCTCTATATCACCGCCATGACGCTGAGTGTGAAGCTGCGCGACGACTCCTATTACAGCAATGCCTACTACGCCAGCATTGGGGGCGTGGTGAACGCGGAACTAAATGTGCTGGAGCTCGAGTTGCTTGATATTGTGCAGTGGTTTACGTGGGTAGAGAAGTCCGTGTATGATGCTTACGTAGCTCGGCTAGAGGCACTCTTCGGCGATGCGATGCCGAAGCTGTTGGTAGCATCACCGAACAAGTAG